CGTTAATACGCTAAAAGAATACAGGCCACAGCCCGTCTGGTGAACAGAACTTGCCTCCTGCGGCTGGGAtgctgccccagaccccgttgtgctaCGCTTCGCAGAGCGTGCTGGGACCGTATACGTCCGgctcgagcgaagcgagacgagcaacggggtctggggcagcgccccagccgctggaaGCACAAGGAGATAAGACAAAATGCATAAATATAGTAGTGCTACTATAcaagagaaataataatagaagTAAAAAATACAGATCTAATCAATCAATAACTTAAACCCTCTTGTCGATGGGGAACTCGACCTGGGCTGTCAGACAGGTAAGCAGCTCGTCGTCTACCGTGTAGGCCCGAGCCACAACCGAGTATTTGCCAGGAGGAATCTCGTTAGGCAGGTCCACAGACTTGGACAGGTCGATTTGGCCGGCCTCGACTGGACATGTCATGTTGACGTTTCCTAATTGCTCACACAAATCAATAGTATCATGAACAAGTTTGATGTAACCGTATTTGACCTCGACCTCGACATATGCTCCTTCTTCGATATTTTGTTTGAGTAAACCGCTAGCAAGGATGTTGAGGGTGGATCCACGTACTGGAGGATTAGGATCGATAGTGATGTTATCAATCTCAATCAATTGGCTCAATTCAGCATCGCAGAGTGAGATCGGGGAATCTCCAGGAATCTTCTTATCTTCCTGGATCTTGAGTCCGCCATTTTGAATGAATAAACGCTCCAACGGATTGGCAGCCGACACAAGGCCAGCAGACGAGGCAAATAAGGCTGACAAAGACAAAGAAAGGATCGAATTGAACTTCATTTTGAGTGGTAGGGAATGAATAAACTGAACAGTGTTATACTATGAGCACACAGATCAACAGGTCACAACAGGTAACGACTCAAAAAGTGTTAAAAGCGAAGGTATCGTCGGTACAGCAAAGTTGTAAGAAGTTGTAAGTGGACCGGTAGCAGAAACGGAGTCACAAGATAATAGAAGTATCTCCAGCTACTTTCTGTTCAAAATAACCGAGAAAAGTACTTAATAAATCAGTACAAAGTATAGCAATTGCCAAAAAATGGTTCGTAACAGGATCTAAATCTAAGAAGAGTACAGTTGTTCAGTATAGCAACTTATGGAATCGGACTTAACTGGCCACTGGCCCAATTTATACGAAGTGCATAAGCTGATAAGGGATAGGTTTCGTTCAAATAATATTGGCAGGAGGTGTCGTGACCCTCACACACTCACTGTCTGGTGGTGC
The Sugiyamaella lignohabitans strain CBS 10342 chromosome A, complete sequence genome window above contains:
- the NPC2 gene encoding Npc2p (Functional homolog of human NPC2/He1; human NPC2 is a cholesterol-binding protein whose deficiency causes Niemann-Pick type C2 disease involving retention of cholesterol in lysosomes; GO_component: GO:0000324 - fungal-type vacuole [Evidence IDA] [PMID 14562095]; GO_component: GO:0000328 - fungal-type vacuole lumen [Evidence IDA] [PMID 16278452]; GO_component: GO:0005773 - vacuole [Evidence IEA,IEA]; GO_function: GO:0003674 - molecular_function [Evidence ND]; GO_process: GO:0032366 - intracellular sterol transport [Evidence IGI,ISS] [PMID 16278452]; GO_process: GO:0006869 - lipid transport [Evidence IEA]; GO_process: GO:0006810 - transport [Evidence IEA]) gives rise to the protein MKFNSILSLSLSALFASSAGLVSAANPLERLFIQNGGLKIQEDKKIPGDSPISLCDAELSQLIEIDNITIDPNPPVRGSTLNILASGLLKQNIEEGAYVEVEVKYGYIKLVHDTIDLCEQLGNVNMTCPVEAGQIDLSKSVDLPNEIPPGKYSVVARAYTVDDELLTCLTAQVEFPIDKRV